The following are encoded together in the Mumia sp. Pv4-285 genome:
- a CDS encoding DUF3499 domain-containing protein, with protein MSPQRRCTRPACLRPAVSTLTYVYADKTAVLGPLAVYAEPHSYDLCEDHALRLSAPKGWEVLRLEIDLAAAQAPSSHDLEALADAVREAAQAPPPVAAPAESNRRGHLRVLGPQD; from the coding sequence GTGAGCCCCCAGCGTCGATGCACTCGTCCGGCGTGCCTCCGCCCCGCCGTGTCGACCCTGACCTACGTGTACGCCGACAAGACCGCGGTCCTCGGCCCGCTGGCGGTCTACGCCGAGCCCCACAGCTACGATCTCTGCGAGGACCACGCCCTGCGCCTGTCGGCGCCGAAGGGGTGGGAGGTGCTCCGGCTCGAGATCGACCTCGCGGCCGCGCAGGCACCTTCGTCGCACGACCTCGAGGCGCTCGCAGACGCGGTTCGAGAGGCAGCACAGGCGCCGCCGCCGGTCGCGGCGCCAGCAGAGAGCAACCGACGCGGTCACCTCCGCGTCCTCGGACCCCAGGACTGA
- a CDS encoding glycosyltransferase, with protein sequence MFEGVDEGLVPSREWISSPPGVTAVIVCRNGARWLPQVLDALASLPHLPNAVVAVDVASTDETREILGRYLHPASIRTAPAGTGFGDAVRVALDGAQQTEWVWLLHDDSSPGPDALAHLLDQATQSEDIGIVGPKLREWPSLKRLLEVGVTVTGTGARETGLERGEPDQGQHDRPHDVLAVSTAGMLVRRRVLDDLGGFDPQLPLFFDDIDLGWRAARRGYRVRVVPAAVAFHVEASATAVRVGSIARRPRRDLRRAAVYTLLANASRPGFLWQSVRLLLGSVLRTLALLVAKAPREAADELAGTLAVYLRPGAMFRARRRRAAASRVDQKSVRERLLPSPLIPYRHGLDAVGELINTLVGPAPEMTGRRAAVEARDDDEDELPVSGSLLSRHPWAGTVLMLAIVALVAARTVIGSGFLAGGALLPAPDSAGAWWSLFTSGSHDVSIGSDVAAPGYVVPLALLGTLFGGNADLAVSVVLLAGSVLAALTAHRLARRLFASPWIALWWGATYGILVATSGAVAQGRIGSVVALAAAPAIVNSAYLLTTRPRVTDGLRLGLWLTLATAFAPLTYVLTAAPLLLAGGVLLRRRGWPSIATALLVPWALLGSWMWTRALNPGAWWWEAGRADAGVGDLDPPTWQLALGHAGGPGAATYATGALVLLGLLALMRTDRRAGVLVAWAAGLWGLAWASLGAGARFTDGISSGPAWVGVPATLWVAALAAAAGMAADGLTERWAERPLRRRAYAIGVVVAIAGPLLATGWWVVRSVDDPLERGPITEVPAYLADRAADGSSTLVLTGSREEGVFQQVVAGDGTRLGDEAVMPPPEAFRDLDTDVRRLLTNPSTGVLERIGQYGIQAIYVPAPADPALVDALEIVPGLKPSGSPEGSRVWTFTTESGRVDAPDSAIRPILAYVQLGLLVVVTIAAAPGRAREVR encoded by the coding sequence ATGTTCGAAGGCGTCGACGAGGGCTTGGTCCCTTCCCGCGAGTGGATCTCCTCGCCCCCTGGCGTCACCGCCGTGATCGTGTGCCGCAACGGCGCTCGCTGGCTTCCCCAGGTTCTCGACGCGCTGGCGTCCCTGCCCCACCTGCCGAACGCGGTCGTCGCCGTCGACGTGGCGTCCACTGACGAGACGCGCGAGATCCTCGGCCGCTACCTCCACCCGGCGTCCATCCGTACGGCGCCGGCAGGCACCGGCTTCGGCGACGCGGTCCGCGTGGCGCTCGACGGTGCCCAGCAGACCGAGTGGGTGTGGCTGCTCCACGACGACTCGTCGCCCGGTCCGGACGCCCTCGCCCACCTGCTCGACCAGGCGACGCAGTCCGAGGACATCGGCATCGTCGGCCCGAAGCTGCGCGAGTGGCCGTCGCTGAAGCGGCTGCTCGAGGTCGGGGTGACGGTGACCGGCACGGGAGCGCGCGAGACCGGGCTGGAGCGCGGTGAGCCCGACCAGGGCCAGCACGACCGCCCCCACGACGTGCTCGCGGTCAGCACAGCAGGGATGCTCGTACGCCGCCGCGTGCTGGACGACCTCGGCGGCTTCGACCCGCAGCTCCCGCTCTTCTTCGACGACATCGACCTCGGCTGGCGGGCCGCACGCCGTGGCTACCGGGTCCGGGTCGTGCCTGCGGCGGTGGCCTTCCACGTCGAGGCGTCCGCGACCGCCGTACGCGTCGGGTCGATCGCGCGCCGCCCGCGCCGTGACCTGCGCCGGGCGGCCGTCTACACGCTGCTCGCCAACGCGAGCCGCCCCGGATTCCTGTGGCAGTCGGTCCGGCTCCTGCTCGGCTCCGTGCTCCGCACCCTCGCGCTGCTCGTCGCGAAGGCGCCTCGCGAGGCCGCCGACGAGCTGGCCGGCACGCTCGCGGTCTACCTTCGGCCCGGAGCGATGTTCCGGGCGCGACGCCGCCGCGCGGCGGCGTCGCGCGTGGACCAGAAGTCGGTCCGCGAGAGGCTGCTGCCGTCGCCCCTGATCCCGTACCGGCACGGGCTGGACGCGGTCGGCGAGCTCATCAACACCCTGGTCGGCCCAGCCCCCGAGATGACCGGGCGCCGCGCCGCGGTCGAGGCGCGCGACGACGACGAGGACGAGCTGCCCGTCAGCGGGTCGCTCCTGTCGCGTCACCCGTGGGCCGGGACGGTGCTGATGCTGGCGATCGTCGCGCTGGTGGCGGCGCGGACCGTGATCGGATCGGGGTTCCTGGCCGGCGGCGCGCTGCTCCCGGCACCGGACAGCGCCGGAGCCTGGTGGTCGCTGTTCACGTCCGGCTCCCACGACGTGAGCATCGGCAGCGACGTCGCGGCGCCGGGCTATGTGGTCCCGCTGGCGCTGCTCGGGACGCTCTTCGGCGGCAACGCCGATCTCGCCGTCTCCGTCGTGCTGCTCGCCGGCTCCGTCCTCGCCGCACTGACCGCCCACCGCCTCGCGCGCCGACTGTTCGCCTCGCCGTGGATCGCGCTCTGGTGGGGCGCCACCTACGGCATCCTCGTGGCGACCTCCGGTGCCGTCGCCCAGGGTCGGATCGGCTCCGTGGTGGCACTCGCCGCCGCCCCCGCGATCGTCAACTCGGCCTACCTGCTCACGACACGTCCTCGGGTCACCGACGGCCTGCGTCTCGGGCTGTGGCTGACGCTGGCGACCGCGTTCGCACCCCTGACGTACGTGCTGACCGCCGCGCCGCTGCTCCTCGCCGGCGGGGTCCTCCTGCGCCGCCGCGGGTGGCCGAGCATCGCCACGGCGCTGCTGGTCCCGTGGGCCCTGCTGGGGTCCTGGATGTGGACCCGCGCGCTGAACCCGGGCGCCTGGTGGTGGGAGGCCGGACGCGCCGACGCCGGCGTCGGAGACCTCGACCCGCCGACCTGGCAGCTCGCCCTCGGGCACGCCGGCGGACCAGGCGCGGCGACGTACGCGACCGGAGCGCTGGTGCTCCTCGGCCTGCTCGCGCTGATGCGCACCGATCGCCGGGCCGGCGTCCTCGTCGCCTGGGCAGCAGGCCTGTGGGGTCTCGCCTGGGCGAGCCTCGGTGCCGGGGCGCGGTTCACCGATGGCATCTCGTCCGGACCCGCATGGGTCGGCGTGCCCGCCACGCTGTGGGTCGCCGCCCTTGCCGCTGCAGCGGGGATGGCGGCAGACGGCCTGACCGAGCGGTGGGCGGAGCGCCCGCTGCGCCGCCGCGCCTATGCCATCGGGGTCGTGGTCGCGATCGCCGGTCCGCTGCTCGCCACCGGCTGGTGGGTCGTCCGCAGCGTCGACGACCCGCTCGAGCGGGGCCCGATCACGGAGGTGCCCGCCTATCTCGCGGACCGTGCCGCCGACGGGTCCTCGACGCTCGTCCTCACCGGGTCGCGCGAGGAGGGCGTGTTCCAGCAGGTGGTGGCAGGAGACGGCACTCGGCTCGGTGACGAAGCCGTGATGCCGCCGCCCGAAGCGTTCCGCGACCTCGACACCGACGTCCGTCGGCTGCTCACCAACCCGTCCACCGGCGTGCTCGAGCGCATCGGCCAGTACGGCATCCAGGCGATCTACGTCCCGGCACCTGCCGATCCCGCCCTCGTCGACGCGCTCGAGATCGTCCCGGGTCTCAAGCCTTCCGGCAGCCCTGAGGGCTCGCGGGTGTGGACGTTCACCACCGAGTCGGGTCGGGTCGATGCACCGGACTCGGCGATCCGTCCGATCCTGGCCTACGTCCAGCTCGGGCTGCTCGTGGTCGTCACGATCGCCGCGGCGCCCGGTCGAGCGAGGGAGGTCCGATGA
- a CDS encoding Trm112 family protein codes for MNLDPALLEILVCPQCRATLAVDVDRDELVCNMCRLAYPVRDDIPVMLVGEARSLTD; via the coding sequence GTGAACCTCGATCCCGCGCTGCTGGAGATCCTCGTCTGCCCGCAGTGCCGCGCCACGCTCGCGGTCGACGTCGACCGCGACGAGCTGGTCTGCAACATGTGCCGCCTCGCCTACCCCGTCCGCGACGACATCCCGGTGATGCTCGTGGGCGAGGCCCGCAGCCTCACGGACTGA
- the mtrA gene encoding MtrAB system response regulator MtrA produces the protein MLVVDDDRALAEMLTIVLRAEGFDTAVASTGTAAVEAFRTYQPDLVLLDVMLPGMNGIDVARHIRAESGVPIVMLTAKSDTVDVVLGLESGADDYVVKPFKPKELIARVRARTRVHHQPDPELLSISDLEIDVRGHAVRRGSEELSLTPLEFDLLVCLARSPRQVFTREVLLERVWGYRHAADTRLVNVHVQRLRSKVEPDPDNPTVIVTVRGVGYKAGGS, from the coding sequence ATCCTGGTCGTCGACGACGACCGGGCGCTGGCGGAGATGCTCACGATCGTGCTGCGTGCTGAGGGCTTCGACACCGCGGTGGCGTCGACCGGCACTGCGGCGGTGGAGGCCTTCCGCACCTACCAGCCCGACCTGGTCCTGCTCGACGTGATGCTGCCGGGCATGAACGGCATCGACGTCGCCCGGCACATCCGCGCCGAGTCCGGCGTGCCGATCGTGATGCTGACCGCCAAGAGCGACACGGTCGACGTCGTCCTGGGTCTCGAGTCCGGTGCCGACGACTACGTCGTCAAGCCGTTCAAGCCCAAGGAGCTGATCGCTCGGGTCCGGGCACGGACCCGGGTCCACCACCAGCCCGACCCGGAGCTGCTGTCGATCTCCGACCTCGAGATCGACGTCCGCGGCCACGCGGTGCGCCGTGGCTCCGAGGAGCTGTCCCTGACCCCGCTGGAGTTCGACCTCCTGGTGTGCCTGGCACGCAGCCCGCGGCAGGTGTTCACGCGCGAGGTGCTGCTCGAGCGCGTCTGGGGCTACCGTCACGCGGCCGACACGAGACTCGTCAACGTGCACGTCCAGCGGCTCCGCTCGAAGGTCGAGCCCGATCCTGACAACCCGACGGTCATCGTCACGGTGCGCGGGGTCGGCTACAAGGCGGGCGGTTCCTGA
- the ahcY gene encoding adenosylhomocysteinase — MDFSVADLTLADRGRTEITLAEHEMPGLMAMRERFGDSKPLAGARIAGSLHMTVQTAVLIETLVDLGADVRWASCNIFSTQDEAAAAVVVGRTGTVDDPQGVPVFAWKGETLAEYWDLAEQILVWPNGETPNMILDDGGDATLLLHLGVEYEKAGAVPSPDTTDNAELKEVLRVLGRSLEVDPQRWTRVGNSVQGVTEETTTGVLRLYERFKEGSLLFPAINVNDSVTKSKFDNKYGCRHSLIDGINRATDVLIGGKVAVVCGYGDVGKGCAESLRGQGARVIVTEIDPICALQAAMDGYQVARLDSVIEHADIVITATGNKDVVTAEQIGRMKHQAILGNIGHFDNEIDMAGLSATPGVTHKNVKPQVDLWTVPSGNTVIVLSEGRLLNLGNATGHPSFVMSNSFTNQVLAQIELFTKNEAYPVGVYTLPKHLDEEVARLHLDALGVELTELSADQADYLGIAVEGPYKSDHYRY; from the coding sequence ATGGACTTTTCGGTTGCTGATCTGACCCTGGCCGATCGCGGCCGCACTGAGATTACGCTCGCCGAGCACGAGATGCCCGGGCTCATGGCGATGCGTGAGCGCTTCGGCGACTCGAAGCCGCTCGCCGGAGCACGCATCGCGGGCTCGCTCCACATGACGGTGCAGACCGCCGTCCTCATCGAGACCCTCGTCGACCTCGGCGCCGACGTGCGCTGGGCCAGCTGCAACATCTTCTCCACGCAGGACGAGGCGGCCGCTGCCGTCGTCGTCGGCCGCACCGGCACCGTCGACGACCCGCAGGGCGTCCCCGTGTTCGCGTGGAAGGGCGAGACGCTCGCCGAGTACTGGGACCTCGCCGAGCAGATCCTGGTCTGGCCGAACGGCGAGACCCCCAACATGATCCTCGACGACGGCGGCGACGCCACCCTCCTGCTCCACCTCGGTGTCGAGTACGAGAAGGCCGGCGCGGTGCCGTCCCCCGACACGACCGACAACGCCGAGCTCAAGGAGGTCCTGCGGGTCCTCGGGCGCAGCCTCGAGGTCGACCCGCAGCGCTGGACCCGCGTGGGCAACAGCGTCCAGGGCGTCACCGAGGAGACGACCACCGGCGTCCTCCGCCTCTACGAGCGGTTCAAGGAGGGCAGCCTCCTGTTCCCGGCGATCAACGTCAACGACTCGGTCACGAAGTCGAAGTTCGACAACAAGTACGGCTGCCGCCACTCGCTCATCGACGGCATCAACCGCGCCACCGACGTCCTCATCGGCGGCAAGGTCGCCGTCGTCTGCGGCTACGGCGACGTCGGCAAGGGTTGCGCGGAGTCGCTGCGCGGCCAGGGTGCCCGCGTCATCGTCACCGAGATCGACCCGATCTGCGCGCTCCAGGCAGCCATGGACGGCTACCAGGTCGCGCGCCTCGACTCCGTGATCGAGCACGCCGACATCGTCATCACCGCGACCGGCAACAAGGACGTCGTCACCGCCGAGCAGATCGGCCGGATGAAGCACCAGGCGATCCTCGGCAACATCGGCCACTTCGACAACGAGATCGACATGGCCGGCCTCAGCGCGACGCCGGGCGTGACCCACAAGAACGTCAAGCCGCAGGTCGACCTGTGGACCGTTCCCAGCGGCAACACCGTCATCGTGCTGAGCGAGGGCCGTCTGCTCAACCTCGGCAACGCGACCGGCCACCCGTCGTTCGTGATGTCGAACTCCTTCACCAACCAGGTGCTGGCGCAGATCGAGCTCTTCACCAAGAACGAGGCCTACCCGGTCGGCGTCTACACGCTGCCGAAGCACCTCGACGAGGAGGTCGCACGCCTGCACCTCGACGCTCTCGGTGTCGAGCTGACGGAGCTGAGCGCCGACCAGGCCGACTACCTCGGCATCGCGGTCGAGGGCCCCTACAAGTCCGATCACTACCGCTACTGA
- a CDS encoding metallopeptidase family protein → MARRSNPRVEPLTGPRGGRRRDRRGRGFRGPVAVPGPLSPRGVPGGWDHGSQFDTAVLGALARLRPSHAAALAELDVAVEDVPVLPRRWRDDVPLGTVVPDHERARVVLFRHPIQHRAETRADLDDLVLSVLVDQLATLWRCEPEDIDPRA, encoded by the coding sequence ATGGCCCGACGGAGCAACCCGCGCGTGGAACCCCTGACCGGTCCGCGCGGCGGTCGCCGCCGTGACCGCCGGGGCCGTGGGTTCCGCGGACCGGTGGCCGTGCCCGGGCCGTTGTCTCCGCGCGGCGTCCCCGGCGGCTGGGACCACGGCTCCCAGTTCGACACCGCCGTCCTGGGTGCGCTGGCGAGGCTGCGACCGTCGCACGCGGCCGCGCTCGCGGAGCTCGACGTCGCGGTCGAGGACGTCCCGGTCCTCCCCCGCCGCTGGCGCGACGACGTCCCCCTCGGCACCGTCGTACCCGACCACGAGCGGGCGCGGGTCGTACTCTTCCGGCACCCGATCCAGCACCGTGCGGAGACCCGCGCCGACCTCGACGACCTCGTTCTCAGCGTGCTCGTCGACCAGCTTGCGACGCTGTGGCGCTGCGAGCCCGAGGACATCGATCCCCGGGCCTGA
- a CDS encoding WhiB family transcriptional regulator, with product MEDIFQADAEEMGWQDRALCAQTDPEAFFPEKGGSTREAKRVCLTCDVRGECLEYALENDERFGIWGGLSERERRKLKKRAI from the coding sequence ATGGAAGACATCTTCCAAGCAGACGCCGAGGAGATGGGTTGGCAGGACCGCGCCTTGTGCGCGCAGACCGACCCGGAGGCATTCTTCCCGGAGAAGGGCGGCTCGACACGTGAGGCGAAGCGGGTCTGCCTGACCTGCGACGTGCGCGGCGAGTGCCTGGAGTACGCGCTCGAGAACGACGAACGGTTCGGGATCTGGGGCGGTCTGTCCGAGCGCGAGCGACGAAAGCTCAAGAAGCGCGCGATCTAG
- a CDS encoding SIS domain-containing protein: protein MFDDALLDDESALTRADGVLRDLAGCGARVRLDAHTAQEAIGSLVGDADQRPRAVVAVGPAARLVRAVLEPACPVPFVAWPGPGLPGWAGSLDLVVALGAPDGPGVHAAAAEAIRRGCPLLVVTVATSPLAEVAASRWTTLVPTATADPLAVAVVTIQALAAAGLAAPFETEEVAQALDEVALSSSPYVDLGTNRTKQLASSIGDDVPLLWGGSVLAARAARRWAEGLRRASGQAALAAEADDIVAVLDANPPRDLFADPFEDPVASRPASALVLLDDRVEAPSVRIDRGNILGAAARHGARHDEVFAGEGGDLARYASLVATGGYTAAYLGIGLGR from the coding sequence ATGTTCGACGACGCGCTGCTGGACGACGAGAGCGCGCTGACGCGTGCCGACGGCGTCCTGCGCGACCTGGCGGGGTGCGGTGCGCGGGTTCGGCTGGACGCGCACACGGCGCAGGAGGCGATCGGGAGCCTCGTCGGTGACGCCGACCAGCGTCCGCGTGCCGTCGTCGCGGTGGGGCCCGCTGCACGGCTCGTCAGGGCCGTGCTCGAGCCGGCGTGCCCCGTCCCGTTCGTGGCGTGGCCCGGTCCCGGGCTCCCCGGCTGGGCCGGGAGCCTCGACCTCGTCGTCGCCCTCGGCGCACCGGACGGTCCTGGCGTGCACGCGGCTGCCGCGGAGGCGATCCGGCGCGGCTGCCCGTTGCTCGTCGTCACCGTCGCGACGTCGCCCCTCGCCGAGGTCGCGGCGTCGCGCTGGACGACCCTCGTCCCGACCGCGACGGCCGATCCGCTCGCTGTCGCCGTCGTGACGATCCAGGCCCTCGCCGCTGCCGGGCTCGCGGCGCCGTTCGAGACCGAGGAGGTCGCGCAGGCGCTCGACGAGGTGGCGCTCTCCTCCTCGCCGTACGTCGACCTCGGCACCAACCGTACGAAGCAGCTCGCCAGCAGCATCGGTGACGACGTCCCGCTGCTGTGGGGCGGGAGCGTTCTCGCCGCTCGCGCGGCACGCCGGTGGGCGGAAGGGCTGCGACGTGCGTCGGGACAGGCTGCGCTCGCCGCCGAGGCGGACGACATCGTCGCGGTGCTCGACGCGAACCCGCCCCGTGACCTGTTCGCCGACCCCTTCGAGGACCCGGTGGCGAGTCGTCCGGCCTCTGCCCTCGTCCTCCTCGACGACCGGGTGGAGGCGCCCTCGGTCCGCATCGATCGCGGCAACATCCTCGGCGCGGCGGCCCGTCACGGCGCGCGGCACGACGAGGTCTTCGCGGGTGAGGGTGGCGATCTCGCACGCTACGCGTCGCTCGTCGCGACCGGCGGATACACGGCCGCGTACCTCGGGATCGGGCTCGGGCGCTGA
- a CDS encoding phosphomannomutase/phosphoglucomutase: MDQQTLAARLASLVKSYDVRGASPEVLDADVARALGAAFAVETGVAARPDRTAGSVVVGHDMRVTSPQIAEALADGITSTGADVVAIGLASTDMLYFASGEWDMPGIMVTASHNPSGDNGLKLCRAGARPIGRDTGLSAIAERAVAGVEPADAAGAVTERDALTAYVERVIALVGVPAGRRPLRVVVDAANGMGGLIAPAVLARLDVEVDGLYLELDGTFPNHPANPLDPANLVDLQKAVREQGADIGLAFDGDADRCFVVDERGELVSPSAVTAMIAARELAKHPGETILHNVITSRAVREVIVENGGTPVRTPVGHSLIKAEMARTGAVFGGEHSGHYYFRDFFLADSGMLAALHVLAATSESGSPLSQVIAEFERYPSSGELNSRVADAGAVTARVAAAYADHEQDRLDGLTVTAADWWFNLRSSQTEPLLRLNVEADDEATMESVRDAVLTLIRQEATS; encoded by the coding sequence ATGGACCAGCAGACCCTCGCCGCGCGCCTCGCGTCCCTCGTGAAGTCGTACGACGTGCGCGGCGCCTCGCCCGAGGTGCTCGACGCCGACGTGGCTCGGGCACTCGGTGCGGCCTTCGCCGTCGAGACCGGCGTCGCGGCACGTCCGGACAGGACGGCCGGCTCGGTCGTCGTCGGGCACGACATGCGCGTCACCTCGCCGCAGATCGCCGAGGCGCTCGCCGACGGAATCACGAGCACCGGGGCCGACGTGGTCGCGATCGGTCTCGCGTCGACCGACATGCTCTACTTCGCGTCGGGCGAGTGGGACATGCCCGGGATCATGGTCACCGCGAGCCACAACCCCAGCGGCGACAACGGGCTCAAGCTGTGCCGTGCTGGCGCTCGTCCGATCGGTCGCGACACCGGCCTGTCGGCGATCGCCGAACGCGCGGTAGCGGGCGTCGAGCCTGCCGACGCCGCGGGTGCCGTGACCGAGCGCGACGCCCTGACCGCGTACGTCGAGCGCGTCATCGCCCTCGTGGGCGTCCCGGCCGGTCGGCGGCCGCTTCGGGTCGTGGTCGACGCCGCGAACGGCATGGGCGGGCTGATCGCACCCGCGGTCCTCGCACGCCTCGACGTGGAGGTCGACGGCCTCTACCTCGAGCTCGACGGGACGTTCCCGAACCACCCGGCCAACCCGCTCGACCCCGCGAACCTGGTCGACCTCCAGAAGGCGGTGCGCGAGCAGGGCGCAGACATCGGCCTCGCGTTCGACGGCGACGCGGACCGTTGCTTCGTCGTCGACGAGAGGGGCGAGCTCGTGTCGCCGTCGGCGGTCACGGCGATGATCGCCGCGCGCGAGCTCGCGAAGCACCCCGGCGAGACGATCCTGCACAACGTCATCACCTCACGTGCCGTGCGCGAGGTGATCGTCGAGAACGGCGGCACGCCGGTCCGTACCCCTGTGGGCCACTCGCTGATCAAGGCGGAGATGGCACGCACCGGGGCCGTGTTCGGCGGGGAGCACTCCGGCCACTACTACTTCCGCGACTTCTTCCTCGCCGACTCCGGCATGCTGGCCGCGCTCCACGTGCTCGCCGCGACGAGCGAGTCCGGCTCGCCGCTGTCGCAGGTCATCGCCGAGTTCGAGCGCTACCCGTCGTCGGGCGAGCTCAACTCCCGCGTCGCCGACGCCGGTGCTGTGACGGCGCGGGTCGCGGCGGCGTACGCGGATCACGAGCAGGACCGGCTCGACGGCCTGACGGTCACGGCCGCAGACTGGTGGTTCAACCTGCGCAGCTCGCAGACCGAGCCGCTGCTCCGTCTCAACGTCGAGGCCGACGACGAGGCGACGATGGAGTCGGTCCGCGACGCCGTCCTCACCCTCATCCGCCAGGAGGCAACCTCGTGA
- a CDS encoding DUF5719 family protein: MSPRTPKRKAGGRRVKDQVVETTSAAIALGAQSGRLVIGAILLAALLLVVGEVRTASSGDAPAPPSAEKVSMLAYGCPAFTHAGESSPTTVAVGTLPGAAVDGGSRTVVRLPGADPVAALADAPRGTWATAAAGQKTASLLVDVTGPQAPGTVAYSAARASSGDGGGLAVGACPRPLPERWFVGAGSTAEHSTALVLTNTSTSPGVVDLTLYGDAGEVDGVGTSGITVDPGTSKVVRLAQLTSGSPELAVRAVVRRGAVAAAAVDVSRSGVTAPAGSEFLPSSALPANDVTVAGVPAGRSARTLLVANPSDRTATVGLSIATKDGLFTPTGLESVDVAPQSVTSVRLPADISPRAYAVRLTSDVPVTASVRTTVGSDVGYSVATVAWEDTAVVPVQVGRALAPGSTRLMVTPAGDQPSTVRVTAHAEDGTEVGNTELESPAGATTTLDPFGAGGVGVDADDVAYLTVEATGGAVRAAAAYETGGFAVTPLLPAPVREAAPVVKPAAP, translated from the coding sequence ATGAGTCCCCGCACGCCGAAGCGCAAGGCCGGTGGCCGCCGCGTCAAGGACCAGGTCGTCGAGACGACCTCGGCGGCGATCGCGCTGGGCGCCCAGTCGGGACGCCTGGTCATCGGCGCCATCCTGCTCGCTGCGCTGCTGCTCGTGGTCGGCGAGGTGCGCACCGCGTCGAGCGGCGACGCCCCTGCGCCGCCGTCGGCCGAGAAGGTCTCGATGCTGGCCTACGGGTGCCCCGCATTCACCCACGCGGGGGAGTCGTCGCCGACCACCGTCGCGGTCGGAACCCTTCCTGGTGCGGCGGTCGACGGCGGTTCCCGCACGGTCGTCCGGCTCCCCGGCGCCGACCCCGTCGCCGCGCTCGCCGATGCACCGCGCGGGACGTGGGCGACGGCCGCTGCCGGCCAGAAGACGGCGTCGTTGCTCGTGGACGTCACGGGGCCGCAAGCACCCGGGACCGTGGCGTACTCCGCAGCGAGGGCGAGCAGCGGGGACGGTGGCGGCCTGGCCGTCGGCGCGTGCCCGCGCCCGCTGCCCGAGCGGTGGTTCGTCGGAGCGGGCAGCACCGCTGAGCACAGCACCGCGCTGGTGCTGACGAACACGTCGACGTCGCCGGGCGTCGTCGACCTCACCCTGTACGGCGACGCGGGCGAGGTCGACGGCGTCGGGACGAGCGGCATCACCGTCGACCCGGGCACCTCGAAGGTCGTCCGGCTCGCGCAGCTCACGTCGGGCTCGCCGGAGCTCGCCGTCCGTGCCGTCGTACGTCGCGGCGCGGTCGCCGCAGCCGCCGTCGACGTCTCGCGGTCGGGCGTCACCGCTCCCGCCGGCAGCGAGTTCCTCCCCAGCTCCGCGCTCCCGGCGAACGACGTGACGGTGGCGGGCGTCCCCGCGGGACGCAGCGCCCGGACGCTGCTGGTCGCCAACCCCTCCGACCGGACGGCGACCGTCGGGCTGTCGATCGCGACCAAGGACGGTCTCTTCACCCCGACCGGCCTCGAGTCGGTGGACGTCGCGCCGCAGTCGGTGACCTCCGTACGCCTCCCCGCCGACATCAGCCCCCGCGCGTACGCGGTGCGACTCACCTCCGACGTACCCGTGACGGCTTCGGTGCGCACCACCGTCGGCAGCGACGTCGGCTACTCCGTCGCCACCGTCGCCTGGGAGGACACCGCGGTCGTGCCCGTTCAGGTGGGTCGCGCGCTGGCGCCCGGCTCGACGCGCCTGATGGTGACTCCCGCCGGCGACCAGCCGTCGACGGTCCGGGTCACGGCGCACGCCGAGGACGGCACCGAGGTCGGCAACACGGAGCTCGAGTCGCCCGCCGGCGCGACGACGACGCTCGACCCGTTCGGCGCCGGTGGCGTCGGGGTCGACGCCGACGACGTCGCCTACCTCACGGTCGAGGCCACCGGTGGCGCCGTGCGCGCAGCGGCCGCGTACGAGACCGGAGGCTTCGCGGTGACACCGCTCCTGCCTGCTCCGGTCCGCGAGGCGGCCCCGGTCGTCAAGCCGGCTGCGCCCTGA